One genomic region from Kwoniella dejecticola CBS 10117 chromosome 1, complete sequence encodes:
- a CDS encoding chaperone DnaJ, protein MPPRLPTRAFSALPFTQQAVASSSTLPPPPSSTPKTHRRAASPRLSAQCYSTIRGRSSSSADRRRSFHSTAVHRASAKNPYEVLGVKKDASASDIKKSYYQLAKKWHPDSNKENGAKEKFHEIQSAYDILSDDSKRQAYDRYGSASTQEGFDPNGFASGAGGFGGFQGFGGGFGGPGGNADLFEQLFGSAFGAGARQGGGPFGGGPGARSRPVRGDDLEASISLSFLEACTGSAKKITITPVVDCKPCTGSGLKPGEKKKQCSTCRGTGQQTFQVQGMYMASTCQACGGAGETIPRGSRCGECDGVGRIKEKKSIDVEIPAGVEDGMLIRIPSQGDMPLSASGPPGDLLVRVSVKPSSVFRRQGTNIYHDAKVPLHVALLGGIIRIPTLEGEVDVKVKGGTQNGEEAVLKGRGVKSVYSNRGRNDRGDLIVGWKIQIPRSLSPNQKKILQAYADDVEGRPSNISFTPPSGSSEYTYTPNHNFEKPYRPSPSPTPTPTSGTSSRSGPTSTSAPRERETIDPENQEPDAGVGGVGGKVASAVGGAIGWLEKLLGRR, encoded by the exons ATGCCTCCCCGACTACCCACTAGAGCTTTCAGTGCCTTGCCGTTCACACAACAGGCAGTGGCAAGTTCCTCTACactacctcctccaccttcgTCTACGCCCAAAACACATAGAAGAGCTGCTAGTCCGAGATTATCGGCACAATGCTACAGCACAATCAGGGggcgatcctcttcctccgcgGACAGAAGA CGATCATTTCATTCCACCGCCGTGCATCGTGCTTCAGCGAAAAATCCATACGAAGTCCTCggtgtgaagaaggatgcttctgcttctgacaTCAAGAAATCATACTACCAG CTTGCAAAGAAATGGCATCCCGATTCGAATAAAGAGAACGGCGCCAAAGAAAAGTTCCACGAGATACAAAGTGCATACGAC ATTTTGTCTGACGACAGCAAGCGACAAGCGTACGACCGATACGGATCCGCCTCTACTCAAGAAGGATTCGACCCGAACGGCTTCGCCAGCGGCGCCGGTGGATTCGGCGGATTCCAAGGATTCGGCGGCGGCTTCGGAGGACCAGGTGGGAATGCCGATTTGTTCGAACAGCTCTTCGGATCCGCTTTCGGTGCCGGCGCTCGTCAGGGCGGTGGTCCTTTCGGCGGTGGGCCTGGGGCAAGATCAAGGCCTGTGCGAGGGGATGATTTAGAAGCTTCGATTTCTTTGAGCTTTTTGGAAGCGTGTACAGGCTCAGCGAAGAAAATCACTATCACCCCAGTGGTGGATTGTAAGCCCTGTACAGGCAGTGGGCTGAAACCCggggaaaagaagaaacaatGTAGTACGTGTCGAGGGACGGGACAACAGACTTTCCAAGTGCAAGGGATGTACATGGCTTCGACGTGTCAAGCGTGCGGCGGAGCAGGAGAGACTATACCCCGTGGATCAAGGTGTGGGGAATGCGATGGAGTCGGACggatcaaagagaagaaatcgatcgATGTGGAGATCCCTGCCGGAGTAGAAGATGGGATGTTGATTAGAATACCCTCTCAAGGAGATATGCCATTATCGGCCTCTGGACCACCAGGAGATTTGTTAGTTAGGGTCTCGGTGAAGCCCTCGAGTGTATTTAGAAGGCAGGGAACGAATATTTACCATGATGCGAAAGTCCCCCTACATGTGGCTCTGCTAGGAGGTATAATCAGGATACCGACCCTGGAAGGCGAGGTGgatgtcaaggtcaaaggAGGAACTCAGAATGGGGAAGAGGCGGTGTTGAAGGGCAGAGGAGTGAAGAGCGTGTACTCGAACAGAGGGAGAAACGATAGAGGTGATCTGATAGTCGGTTGGAAGATACAAataccaag GTCTTTATCACCgaaccagaagaagatattACAAGCCTACGCAGATGACGTAGAAGGCAGACCATCGAACATCTCTTTCACCCCTCCATCAGGCTCAAGTGAGTATACCTATACACCAAACCACAATTTCGAAAAACCTTATCgtccctctccttctcccacacccacacccacatCCGGAACCTCCTCGAGGAGCGGGCCTACTTCTACCTCCGCAccaagggaaagggaaactATAGATCCTGAGAACCAGGAACCCGACGCGGGTGTGGGAGGTGTGGGAGGTAAAGTGGCTTCGGCTGTAGGAGGGGCGATAGGCTGGCTCGAGAAATTACTAGGAAGGCGGTGA